The DNA region ACACGCTCGCGGCCGATTCCGGCCGGGCAGGTGACGGTGACGCAGGCGCTGATCTGGATGGTGCTGCAAGCGCTGATCGGGCTCGCGGTGCTGCTTCAATTCAACCGCTTCGCGGTGTTGACCGGTATCGCCTCGCTCGCGATCGTTGCGATCTATCCCTTCATGAAACGCATCACCTGGTGGCCGCAAGTGGTGCTCGGCCTCGCCTTCTCCTACGGCGCGCTTATGGGCTTTGCGGTGACCTTCGCGCGGATCGATGCGACGGCGATCGCGCTCTACGCCGGCTCGATCGCCTGGGTGATCGGCTACGACACGATCTACGCGCACCAGGACGCCGAGGACGACGCGCTGATCGGCGTCAAATCCACCGCGCGCCTGTTCGGCGAACGCACCCACCGCGCGCTGGTGGTGTTCTATGGCGCCGCCGTGCTGCTCATCGCCACAGCACTGTGGCTCGCTGCGGCGCGCTGGCCGGCCTGGCTCGGGCTCGCCGCCTTCGCGCTGCAATTGGCCTGGCAGATCCGGCGCCTCGACATCGCCGATCCCAAGCTCTGCCTGCGCATCTTCTGGTCCAACCGCGAAGCCGGCCTGATGCTGTTCGCCGGACTCGTGGTTGATGCGGCGTTGCGGGCGATGTGATGACACGCCTGTAAGGAAGGCAAGCTATGCCTCCGCCCACCGCTGTCATCGCCCGGTTTATCCGGGCGACCCAGTACGCCGCGGCCTCTCGGCTCAAGCACAACTGCCTCTGGAATACTGGATCACCCGCATGCGCGGGTGATGACACCGCGTGTTTGGTGCGCGGACCGCCCACAAATTCGACAATGCGTGCGTGGCGAGCGCAGCGACGCAACTAATCCCGCGCGATGATCTCGCGTTCGTCGCGATGCACGCTTTCGCCGTTGAGGCGGAAACCCGTGCGGCGGCGGACCAGGAATTTCGGGCGGCGGCTGCGGATCGCGTTGCGGCGGCGGCGGCGCACCGACGGCTCGCGCGGCGGCGCCTGCTCGGTCAGCTGCGGCAGGCGGAAGATCTCGCTCCAGCTCTGCCACGCGGCGGTGATCTCATCGGTGTCCGAACTCGCACCGAGCGGAATTGACAGCGCGGGATCACGGTGAACCAGCACCACCATCTGCGCGTCGTCGATGCCGCGCACCGCGACGCCGAGGAAGTCGCTGACGCGAAGGTTGACCGCCATCCGCATGCCCTGCACGGCACGGCGCAGCACGATGCGTTCGCGATGAAGCTCGATCTGCCGCATCCCGCCATCCGCGCGCGCATCCTGCGCGTGAAAGGAGAGCGGAAGGGAAAGAGGGTCGAGCCGCTGTGCGCAGCTCGACCCGGCGGAATGGATTCCGCTTGTTGGTGTTTGACGCCTCACGTCCTAGTCTCCCCGCCGGGATTATGTTCCCGGTCGATGCGTGAGACCTTAGCGGACGCGTGGCCGTTTCAGCTTAAAAAGCCTGGTTAACCCGTTCTCACCTGGCACCATGATTGACAAGAGGTTGGCCGGCATGATTGACGAGACCTTGCACGGACGCTTCAAATCTTTGTTGTCCGGCGGTGCAAAATGCTTGAAATCGCTGTGAATCCGGCACATCTGATGGGATCGGCGCCGTTATCCCGCCCCGTCCAATCCGCAGGAATCTGTTCGTGAACCCTTCACCATCAACATCGTCCGCGCGAGCCGGCGATCCTTCCGGCCTGTTCGATCAGTCCGGCTTGAGCGATCTCGCACAGCGGCTGGTCGACGCCGCCAAGCGCGCCGGCGCCGATGCGGCCGATGCCGTCGCGGTGCGCGGCATCTCGCAGGGCGTCGAGGTGCGCGACGGCCGCGTCGAGGAGACCGAGCGCTCCGAGGGCGACGACGTCGGATTGCGGGTGTTCGTCGGCCGGCGCCAGGCGGTGGTGTCGACCAACGACGTCTCCGGCGACGGCATCGCCAAGCTCGCCGAACGCGCGGTCGCGATGGCGCGCGTCGCGCCCGACGACAAGTTTGTCGGGCTCGCCGATCCGGCGCTGCTGGCACATGATTTCCCCGATCTCGATCTGCTCGACCGCACGGTTCCCTCGACCGCCGAGCTCGAGCGGCGCGCGATGGAGGCGGAGGCCGCGGCGATCGCCGTCAAGGGCGTCACCAAGTCCGGCGGCGGATCGGCTTCGACCGGGATCGGCGGCATGGTGCTGGTAACGTCAACCGGCTTCCACGGCTCCTATCTGCGCTCCAGCCATTCGATCTCGACGACCGCGATCTCGGGCGAAGGCACCGGGATGGAGCGCGACTATGATTTCACCAGCGCGCTGCACGGCTCCGATCTCGATGCGCCCGCTACCGTGGGGCGCAAGGCCGGCGAGCGCGCGGTGGCGCGGTTCAATCCGCGCAAGGTCGAGACCTGCAAGGTGCCCGTCGTGTTCGATCCGCGGGTGGCGGGCTCGATCATCGGTCATGTCGTCGGCGCCATCAACGGCGCCTCGATCGCACGCAAGACGTCGTTCCTGAAGGACAAACTCGGCGAGCAGCTGTTCTCGAAGGACATCCGCATCGTCGACGATCCGCTGCGGGTGCGCGGCCTGCGCTCGCAGACCTTCGATGCCGAAGGCGTCAAGGTGAAGAAGACCGCGCTGATCGATGCGGGCGTGCTGACCACCTGGATCCTGGATTCCGCGACCGCACGCGAGCTCGGCCTGGTCACCACCGGCCATGCGCATCGCGGCGTGTCCTCCTCGCCGTCGCCGGGATCGTACAATCTGCATCTCGAGCCCGGCGCGGTGACGCCGAAGGAATTGATCTCCGACATCAAGCAAGGCTTCTACGTCACCGACCTGATCGGCTCCGGCGTCAATGGCGTGACCGGCGACTACAGCCGCGGCGCGTCGGGCTTCTGGATCGAGAATGGCGAGATCACCTATGCGGTCAGCGAGGTCACGATCGCAGGTCATCTGTTGCCGATGTTCAAATCGCTGGTCGCCGCCAACGACCTGGAATTCCGCTACGGCGTCAATTCGCCGACGCTGCGCATCGAGGGGCTGACGCTTGGCGGACGCTGATACGGACGACTGGACCAAGGCGCGCGATGCGGCCTTGCTGACCAGGACGGTGCAGGAGGCGGGCCGGCTCGGCCTGTCGATGTTCCGCACCGAATTGAAGAACTGGATCAAGGGCGCCTCGTCGCCGGTGTCGGAGGCCGACATCGCGGTCAACGATTTGCTCGAGGCGAAGCTGCGCGGGGCGACGCCGGATTACGGCTGGTTGTCGGAGGAGAGTGCCGACGACGCCGTGCGGCTCAACCGGCGGCTGACCTGGATCGTCGACCCGATCGACGGCACCCGCGCCTACCTCGCCGGGCGCGAGGACTGGTGCGTCAGTGTGGCGCTGGTTGAAAATGCCTCACCGGTGCTCGCGGCGGTGTATGCGCCGGTCACTGAAGAGTTCTTCTTCGCCGCGCGCGGGCAGGGCGCGACCCTCAACGATACCGCGATCCACGCCACCGCGGGCGGCGATCTGGTTTTTCCGCGCATGGCGGGACCGAAGCCGCTGGTGCAGCGGCTGAGCCCGACGGCGGAGGAGATCACGCTGCATCCGCGGATCGGATCTCTGGCGTTGCGGCTGTGCCGGGTCGCACAAGGGCGACTTGACGCCGCCTTTGCCGGCGGGCAAAGCCGCGACTGGGATCTTGCCGCCGCGAATTTGATCGTGCAGGAAGCGGGTGGTAAGATGACGGCGCTCTCGGGGGACGCGATTGAGTACAATCGCCGGGAGGTGACGCATGGGGTGCTGGTGGCAGCGGGACGCGATCGTCATGCACGCATTGTCGAGCATTTCCAAAAGCGCCCATTGCCGTGAGGCCCCTCCGATCCTCAGCTCCCGTCCGACCGCTGTGACCAGACGTGTTACGACCACGCGTGTTACGACCAACCTCATCTGCTTGCCGGGCATCTCACCAGGAAAAACCCCATCATGTCAGACAATGCCCAGCCGCAACTGCTTCATCTCGTGATCGGCGGCGAACTCACCGACCTTGAGCACAACACCTTCAAGAACCTCGACGAGGTCGAGATCGTCGGCGTCTATCCGAACTATGCGACCGCCTATGCGGCCTGGAAGGCGAAGGCGCAGCAGACCGTGGACAACGCCCAGATGCGCTATTTCGTCGTTCACCTCCACCGGTTGCTCGACCCCGAGCAGGACGCAAAGCACTCCCATTGAAACGTTTTTTTCGCGATTTGTTGCGCAGCGCGTTCGTGCAGCGCGCGCTGGGCGTGCTTGCGGCCGAGTATCTGCGGCTGGTCTGGCGCACCAACCGCTTCAGCTACGAGCCGGGCGATGTCTACGCGCTGGTCGAGCCGTGGATGCCGGCAATCTTCGTGTTCTGGCACGGCCAGCACTTCATGACGCCGTTCATCAAGATCAAGGACAGCTACCGCGCCAAGGTCCTGATCTCCCGCCACCGCGACGGCGAGTTCAACGCCATCGCGGCGGAGCGGCTCGGCATCGGCACGATCAGGGGTTCCGGCGATCATTCCGGTGCCTTCCACCGCAAGGGCGGCATCGGCGCCTTCATGGAGATGGTGCGGGCGCTGCAGGACGGCTGCAACATCGCGACCACGGCCGATGTGCCGAAGCGGGCCCGGGCCGCCGGGCTTGGACCGATCATGCTGGCGCGGGAGACCGGTCGGCCGATCATTGCCTTCGCGATGGTCACCAGCCGGTTCGTCCGGTTGAAGAATTGGGATTCCACCACCATCAATTTGCCATTCGGGCGCGGCGCAGTGGTAGGTATTGAGCCGGTCTACGTGCCGCCGGATGCCGATGCCGAGACGATGGAAAAGTGTCGGCAGCACGTGGAGTATCTCCTGAACGAATCGACCCGACGCGCCTATGCAGCCGTCGGGCGGCCGGAGGCAGCGCTTGGCTAGCTCGCTCCCGATCACGTTGCGCGTGTATCGCAAGCTGTCGTCTGCGATGGTGCCGCTCGCGCCTGCCCTGATCAAGCGCCGGCTCAAGCTCGGCAAGGAAGACCCCGAGCGCGTCGGCGAGCGGCGTGGCATGAGCGCCGATGTCCGGCCGCACGGCCCGCTGGTCTGGATCCATGGCGCCAGCGTCGGCGAGGTGCTGGCGGCGGCGGGCTTGATCGAGCGGCTGCGTGCGCTGAACCTGCGCATTCTCCTGACCTCGGGCACGGTGACCTCGGCCGCAATCGTTGCCAAACGTTTCCCGCCCGACGTGATCCATCAATACGTGCCCTATGACTCGCCGCGCTATGTCGCGCGCTTCCTCGATCACTGGCGTCCGTCGCTGGCGCTGTTCATCGAGTCGGACCTCTGGCCGAACCTGATCCTCTCCAGCGCGGCGCGGCGGCTGCCGATGGTGCTGATCAACGGGCGGATGTCGCAGCGCTCGTTCCCGCGCTGGCAGCGGCTGTCCCACACCATCGGGACACTGCTCGGGCAGTTCGACATCTGCCTCGCGCAGTCGAAGACCGATGCAGAACGCTTTGCCGCGCTCGGCAGCCACAACGTCATCACCACCGGCAACCTCAAGCTCGACGTTGCGGCGCCGCCGGCCGATCCCGCCAAGCTGGAGCGGCTGATGTCGGTGACGCGCGGCCGACCGATCGTGGTCGCGGCCTCCACCCATGCGGGCGAGGAGGAGATCCTGGTCGAGGCGCACAAGTCGCTGGCGGGCTTCTTCCCCGGGCTGCTGACGGTGATCGTGCCGCGCCACGCCGATCGCGGCGAGGCGGTGGCGCAACTCGTGACCGATGCCGGGCTCAATCCAGGCCTGCGCTCGCGTGAGGATTTGCCGGTCGCGACCACCGATATCTATGTCGCCGACACCATGGGCGAGCTCGGCCTGTTCTACCGGCTGGCGCCGATCGTGTTCATGGGCGGCTCGCTGGTCGCGCATGGCGGCCAGAATCCGATCGAGGCGATTAAGCTGGGTGCTGCGATCGTGCACGGGCCGCACGTCTTCAATTTCACCGACGTCTACGAGGCGCTGGACCGCGCGGGCGGCGCCCGCCGCGCCGATGATCGCGAGGCGCTGGTCAAGCAGCTCGGCCAGTTCCTCGCCGACCCCGCGGCGCGCAACACCTCGCTCGCCGCGTCCGAGCGCGTCGTCGAACAGCTCGGCGGCGCGCTGGAGCGGACGCTTGTCGCGCTCGAGCCCTATCTGTTGCAGTTGCGGCTCGAGATGGGAGCCGCCAATGCGTGAGCCGGGCTTCTGGCACCGGCCGTCGTCCTGGACATCGCATCTGTTGACGCCGCTTGCCGCGCTTTACGGCGCAATCGCTGCGCGCCGGATGCAGCACGCCGGCATCGAGGCCGGCATCCCGGTGTTTTGCATCGGCAATTACCATGTCGGCGGCGCCGGCAAGACCCCGACGGTGCTGGCGCTGGCCAAGCTGTTGCGCGAGCTCGACGAGCGGCCGGTGGTGCTGAGCCGCGGCTATGGCGGCAGCCTGCGCGGCCCGGTCAAGGTCGATCCCGCCAGCCACAGCGCGGCGGACGTCGGCGACGAGCCGCTGATGCTGGCGGCGACGCTGCCGGTCGTGGTGTCGCGCGCCCGCGCGGAGGGCGTGGCTCTTGCCCGCGCGCAAAATGCCAGCGTCATCCTGATGGATGATGGTTTCCAGAATCCGGGCGTGGCCAAGGATACCTGCCTGATCGTGATCGACGCCACGCGCGGGCTCGGCAATGGCCGCGTCATTCCGGCCGGACCGTTGCGCGCGCCGTTGTCGCCGCAGCTGGCGCGTACCGACGCGCTGATCGTGGTCGGCGAGGGGGATGCGGCGCAAAAGATTGCGGCCGAGGTCGTCTCGCGCGGCAAGCCGGTGCTGTCGGCGCATCTGAAACCGGACGACGCCTCGCTCGCCGCGCTGCACGGCAAGCGCGTGTTGGCGTTTGCCGGAATCGGCGATCCCACGCGCTTCTTCAACACGCTGCGGTCAAGCGGCGTCGATGTCGTGCGCGCGCGCGCGTTCGCCGATCACCACGCCTTCACGAAGGCAGAGATCGACGCGCTCGTGACCGACGCGCGCCGCGACGGCCTGACCCTGGTGACGACGGAAAAGGATCTGGCGCGCTTGCGCGGCGCAGACGTGGCGACGGCAATCGTGCCGTTCGCGGTGACGCTGCAATTTGCGGATGCCGGCGCGCTGCGGCGCTTGGTGACCGATCGGCTGTTCGAGGCGAGGCAGAGGAGAGTGGGGAGGTGAGCCTAACCCTGCGGCTTGAGCGCGCCGGGGAAGTGGCGCTGCAGCACGGCGCTGGGGACCGCGTAGGCCTCCTGCAGGTCGACGCTCCAGTACTTCAGCTCGTCGAGCGGAATGCGGGCGTCGGTGACCGCGCAGCGCACATAGGTGCCGGGCGAGATCACGCGGAAATCGCCGTCGAGATATTGCACCTGCGCTTCGCCATGCCCCGAGGGACCGAATTTGTTCAGCACGAATGAAGCTCCGCCTTGCCCTGCATAATGATTACTGGATGTTCATGAAACCGTCTATCCTACATAGGACGGCGTGTCCGCCCGTTAAACCACCGACTTGTGATGATTTGGCGGCGGAAGTGCATGATAGCGTTGCACATATGGTTCGCTGTGTCTCCCGCACCATAACGAGACGGCCGGATCTGATGCGCCTCAAATCAGCGTTAATGTTACTGACGATATCAGCTGCCCCGCTTGCGGCCGCGACGCCGCTGCCGGTCCCGCACCAGGTCGAGATCCCCGAAGGCAATGTGACGCTGCATGCGCAGCTCTACCGGCCCGACGGTGACGGGCCGTTTCCCACCGTGATCGCCCTGCACAGCTGCGACGGGCTCGCCACCCGTTCCGAGCCGGTGTTGCCGCGCTATCGCGACTGGGCCGAGCAACTGCTGACATCAGGTCACGCGGTGCTGCTGCCGGACAGCTACGGCTCGCGCGAACTTGGCCCGCAATGCCGGGTCAAGGAGCGTCAGGTCCAGGTCCGCCGCGAGCGGGTCGCCGACATCAGCGCGGCGCGGCAGTGGCTGGTGCAGCAGAAATGGGTGGCGAAGGGCCGCATCAGCCTGGTCGGTTGGGGCAATGGTGCCGCCGCCTTGCTGTGGGCGGTGCGGCCGCAAATGTGGTCGCGCAACAGCGAGCCGGATTTCCGCTCGGCGGTCGCGTTCTATCCGGACTGCCGCTCTTCGTTCGGTCTCGGCTGGAGCGCGCGGGTGCCGACGCTGGTGCTGATCGGCGGCCGAGACGACGTCACCTCGCCATCGGCCTGCCACCAGATGGTCGATGCCGCCCGCGGTCGCAGCGCGCTCGCCCGCATCGTGGTCTATCCCGAGGCCTATCACGATTTCGATCGCGCCAATCTGCCGCTGCATGCGATCGCAGTCTCGTCCGATGGCACGGAGGCGGAACGCGGCCACGTCGGCACCGACGCGGACGCCCGCAAGGACGCGCAGAGGCGCGTCGCCGAATGGTTGTCGCGCTAGAACAAGCTGCCCTGATCGACGGGCTTCACGATCCGCTTCGGCGTCGCGGGTTTTGTTTCGCGCGGCGGCTGCGGCTTGTGCGGGCTCGCGGGCGGCCGATCGGCATCGGTGGTGGCGGCGACGCGGCCGTCGGCGAATTCGATCGAGAGGCTGGCGCTGGGGCCGATATCGGCGGCGGCATGGACCGAATGGCCGCGCTCGTCGCGCACCAGCGCAAAGCCGCGCGCCAGCACGCCGCGATAGGACAGCGCCGCCAGCAATTGCCCGCGATGGGCGACCCGTGCCTCCAGCCGCTGCATGGTGGTGAGGAGCGCGCGGCGAGCGCGCTCGGCGAGGCGGTGGGTGCGCTCCAGATCGCGCGCGATCGCGTTGCGTTGCGCCTTGGCGTTGGCGAGCCGCGAGGCCTTGAGCCGGATCTCGAGCCCGGCAAAGCGCTCCTGCCTGCGATGCAGCAGCGCGCGCGCCGAGAGTGTGATGCGCTCGCCGGAGACGGTGAGGCGCTGCCGCGCATGCGCGACCTGGCCGCGCAATACGCCGATGGTGAGCCGCGCGCTGCTGGCGGCGAAACGGCGGAAATGCGCGTGGGTGTTGGCTTTCAGCCCGCGCGGCAGCGCCGCGCCGAGATGGTCGAGCCGTTGCCTCGGGATCGCGAGCAATTCATTCGCCGCGGGCAGCGCCCGGGCCGCGGCGCGCAGCTCGGTGCGGCGGGCCTCCTGGCCGCGCTGCCAGCACACGGTCACGCGGCGGGCCAGCGCGCCTACCTCGGTGAACAGCTCGCTACGGACAGGCACTGCCATTTCGGCGGCTGCGGTCGGCGTCGGCGCGCGCTTGTCGGCGGCGAAGTCGATCAGCGTGATGTCGGTCTCATGGCCGACCGCCGAGATCAGCGGGATATGGCTGTCGGCCGCGGCGCGGACCACGATCTCCTCGTTGAACGACCAGAGGTCCTCCAGTGAGCCGCCGCCGCGTGCGACGATCAGAAGGTCGGGTCGTGGAATCTTTCCGCCCTCGGGCAGCGCGTTGAAGCCGCGGATCGCGGCCGCGACCTGCTCGGCCGAGCCTTCGCCCTGCACCTTGACCGGCCAGACCAGCACGCGGCGGGGAAAGCGGTCCTCCAGCCGGTGCAGGATGTCGCGGATCACGGCGCCGGTCGGCGAGGTGACGACACCGATCACCTCCGGCAGCCACGGCAAGAGCTGCTTGCGCGCCTCGTCGAACAGGCCTTCGGCGGCGAGCTTCTTCTTGCGCTCCTCCATCAGCGCCATCAGCGCGCCGACGCCGGCCGGCTCCAGCGAATCGATGACGATCTGGTATTTCGAGGAGTTCGGATAGGTCGTCAGCTTGCCGGTCGCGATGACCTCGAGCCCTTCCTGCGGCTTGAAGCGCATCCGGGCATGGGCAAACTTCCAGATCACCGCCTCGATCTTGGCGCTCTCGTCCTTCAGTGCGAAATAGCAGTGGCCGGAGGAATGCGGGCCGCGAAAGCCCGTGATCTCGCCGCGGACGCGGACATGGCCGAACCGGTCCTCCACCGTGCGTTTCAGGGCGGAGGACAGTTCCGAGACGGTGAATTCGGGCGCGTTGACGAGATTCGGTGCAGCGGTCATTCGAGCTATAGAATCGGGGTTTTCGTCGCCATGTGCAAGGTCCGCGCGGCCCAATTCGGGCAGCGCCTCACATATCCACATAGGGCCGGCACGGATCGATTGCGACGGTCCGGAGCCGTGCTAAACCATCGCAAAATGGCCTCGCAACCCCTCGATCGGCTGCATCGATGAACATCCTCCTGCTCGGTTCCGGCGGCCGCGAACATGCGCTGGCATGGAAGATCGCAGCATCCCCGCTGCTGACCAAACTGTGGTGCGCGCCGGGCAATGCCGGGATCGCGCGCGAAGCCGAGTGCGTTGCGCTCGATGTCGCCGACCACGCGGCTGTGATCGGGTTCTGTAAGTCCAATGCGGTCGATCTGGTCGTGGTCGGGCCGGAGACGCCGCTCGCCGCTGGAATCGTCGATGATCTCGCTGCCGTCGACATCAGGGCGTTCGGGCCGCGCAAGCTCGCTGCGCAGCTCGAGGGCTCCAAAGGCTTCACCAAGGACCTCTGCAGCGAGTTCGATATTCCGACCGGTGCCTATCGCCGCTTCGACAATGCCGAGGACGCGCTGGCCTATGTCCGGGCACAGGGCGCGCCGATCGTGGTCAAGGCCGATGGCCTCGCCGCCGGCAAGGGCGTCGTGGTGGCGATGACGCTGCCCGAGGCCGAAGCCGCTGTTACGATGATGTTCGAGGGCGGCTTCGGTTCGGCCGGCGCCGAGGTCGTGATCGAGGAGTTCTTGTCGGGCCGCGAGATCAGTTTCTTCGCGCTGTGCGACGGCGAGACCGCGATTCCGCTGGCGACGGCGCAGGACCACAAGCGCGTGTTCGATCACGACGAGGGCCCGAACACCGGCGGCATGGGCGCGTATTCGCCGACGCCGTTCGTCACGCCAGAGGTGCACGACCAGATCATGACGCGGATCATCCTGCCGACGGTCGCCGGGATGAAGCGCCGCGGCACGCCGTTCAAGGGCGTGCTCTATGCCGGCGTGATGCTGACCGCGCAGGGCCCAAAGCTGTTCGAGTACAATGTCCGCTTCGGCGATCCCGAGTGCCAGGTGCTGATGCTGCGGATGATGTCGGACATCGTGCCGGCGTTGCTCGCGGCGTGCGACGGGCAATTGAAGCATTTCGATCTGCGCTGGTACCCCGAACCCGCGCTGACGGTGGTGATGGCGGCGAAGGGCTATCCCGGCGATTACGCCAAGGGCACGCGGATCGAGGGGCTCGATGATGCGGCCAAGGTCGAGGGCGTCGAGATCTTCCACGCCGGCACGGTGGCGAAGGACGGCGCCGTGCTCGCCAATGGCGGTCGCGTCCTGAACGTCAGCGCGATCGGCAAGACCGTCACCGAGGCGCGGGACCGCGCCTATCAGGCCGTCGACCGCATCGAATGGCCCGACGGCTTCTGCCGCCGCGACATCGCCTGGCAGGCGGTGGAGGTGGAGCGGAAGGGCTAGCGCGTAGGGTGGGCAAAGCGAAGCGTGCCCACCATCACGAGCACGGCGTGGATGGTGGGCACGGCGCTTTGCGCCTTTGCCCACCCTACGCAGCTACGCAGTCGGTCAGAGCAAATCCCCGCCCGCCGCACTCGCCGTCGTCCCATGCTCGCGGAACGCCTTGATGACGTTCTTGCCGATCTTCCACTTGTGCACCTCGTCGGGACCGTCGACCAGCCGCTGCGAGCGCACCTGGGTGTACCATTTCGCCAGCGGCGTATCCTGGCTGAAGCCGAGCGCGCCATGGAGCTGGATCGCAGTGTCGATCACCTTGTGCACCATGTGGGCATGGAAGATCTTGGCGATCGAGTTCTCCTGCCTGATATCGAGGCCCTTCTCGGCCTTGTAGGCGATGTGCAGCAGCATCAGCCGGCCGATATAGAGCTCGCTGGCGCAGTCGGCGAGCATGAACTGCACGGCCTGGCGGTCGGCCAGCAACTGGCCGAAGGTCGAGCGCTTGGTGACGTGCGCTGCCGCCATGTCGAGCGCGCGCTGTGCCTTGGCGACGTTGTGCATGCCGTGGCGCAGCCTCCCATAGGCGAGGCGGTGCTGGCCCATGTTGAAGCCGTTGCCCTCGCCGCCGAGCAGATTGTCGGCGGGCACTTTCAGATCCTTGATCTCGATCTCGGAGTGGCCGCCATGGATCACGTCGTCATGCGGACCCTCGATCGCCATGTTGGCGATATTGCGCTTGATCTTGTAGCCGGGGTTCGGCAGCTCGACGATGAAGGTCGAATATTGCTTGTGGCGCGGCGCGTTCGGATCGGTCTTGGCCATCACCAGCGCCATGTCGGCGACGCTCGCCGAGGATGAGAACCACTTTTCGCCGTTGAGGATGTAGTTCTCGTTGCCGTCCTTCACCGCCGTGGTCTGCATGCCCGTGGCGTCGGCGCCGGCGGCCTTTTCCGTCATCGAGAAGCAGATCCGCTTCTCGCCGTTCAGCAGGGGTTTAAGGAATTTTTCCTTCTGGTACTCGGTGCCGTGCGCCAGGATCGTCATCATCGAGGCATCGTCGGGGCCCTGCGTGTTCAGCGCCAGCGCGCCGAGCATGCTTTCGCCGAGCTCCATCTGCACCAGCGCGTTCGCCAGCGGTCCGAGGCCCATGCCGCCATATTCCTTCGGCACGAACGGGCACCACAGGCCCTGTGCGCGGGCCTTCTTGCGCAGCGGCGCGAGCACCTCGGGAAGCGGCTTGCTGTCGAGCTGCTTTTCCGCCGGGATGCACTCGTCGTGCACGAATTTGCGGACCTTTTCGCGGATCGCCTTGGCTTCGGCGGGAATCTCGAAATCGATCGACATGGCACTCCCTCATTTCATGTT from Bradyrhizobium genosp. L includes:
- a CDS encoding 3'(2'),5'-bisphosphate nucleotidase CysQ, with the protein product MADADTDDWTKARDAALLTRTVQEAGRLGLSMFRTELKNWIKGASSPVSEADIAVNDLLEAKLRGATPDYGWLSEESADDAVRLNRRLTWIVDPIDGTRAYLAGREDWCVSVALVENASPVLAAVYAPVTEEFFFAARGQGATLNDTAIHATAGGDLVFPRMAGPKPLVQRLSPTAEEITLHPRIGSLALRLCRVAQGRLDAAFAGGQSRDWDLAAANLIVQEAGGKMTALSGDAIEYNRREVTHGVLVAAGRDRHARIVEHFQKRPLP
- a CDS encoding lysophospholipid acyltransferase family protein, with translation MKRFFRDLLRSAFVQRALGVLAAEYLRLVWRTNRFSYEPGDVYALVEPWMPAIFVFWHGQHFMTPFIKIKDSYRAKVLISRHRDGEFNAIAAERLGIGTIRGSGDHSGAFHRKGGIGAFMEMVRALQDGCNIATTADVPKRARAAGLGPIMLARETGRPIIAFAMVTSRFVRLKNWDSTTINLPFGRGAVVGIEPVYVPPDADAETMEKCRQHVEYLLNESTRRAYAAVGRPEAALG
- a CDS encoding DUF2093 domain-containing protein, which codes for MLNKFGPSGHGEAQVQYLDGDFRVISPGTYVRCAVTDARIPLDELKYWSVDLQEAYAVPSAVLQRHFPGALKPQG
- the lpxK gene encoding tetraacyldisaccharide 4'-kinase, with amino-acid sequence MREPGFWHRPSSWTSHLLTPLAALYGAIAARRMQHAGIEAGIPVFCIGNYHVGGAGKTPTVLALAKLLRELDERPVVLSRGYGGSLRGPVKVDPASHSAADVGDEPLMLAATLPVVVSRARAEGVALARAQNASVILMDDGFQNPGVAKDTCLIVIDATRGLGNGRVIPAGPLRAPLSPQLARTDALIVVGEGDAAQKIAAEVVSRGKPVLSAHLKPDDASLAALHGKRVLAFAGIGDPTRFFNTLRSSGVDVVRARAFADHHAFTKAEIDALVTDARRDGLTLVTTEKDLARLRGADVATAIVPFAVTLQFADAGALRRLVTDRLFEARQRRVGR
- a CDS encoding TldD/PmbA family protein, with translation MNPSPSTSSARAGDPSGLFDQSGLSDLAQRLVDAAKRAGADAADAVAVRGISQGVEVRDGRVEETERSEGDDVGLRVFVGRRQAVVSTNDVSGDGIAKLAERAVAMARVAPDDKFVGLADPALLAHDFPDLDLLDRTVPSTAELERRAMEAEAAAIAVKGVTKSGGGSASTGIGGMVLVTSTGFHGSYLRSSHSISTTAISGEGTGMERDYDFTSALHGSDLDAPATVGRKAGERAVARFNPRKVETCKVPVVFDPRVAGSIIGHVVGAINGASIARKTSFLKDKLGEQLFSKDIRIVDDPLRVRGLRSQTFDAEGVKVKKTALIDAGVLTTWILDSATARELGLVTTGHAHRGVSSSPSPGSYNLHLEPGAVTPKELISDIKQGFYVTDLIGSGVNGVTGDYSRGASGFWIENGEITYAVSEVTIAGHLLPMFKSLVAANDLEFRYGVNSPTLRIEGLTLGGR
- a CDS encoding 3-deoxy-D-manno-octulosonic acid transferase, yielding MQPSGGRRQRLASSLPITLRVYRKLSSAMVPLAPALIKRRLKLGKEDPERVGERRGMSADVRPHGPLVWIHGASVGEVLAAAGLIERLRALNLRILLTSGTVTSAAIVAKRFPPDVIHQYVPYDSPRYVARFLDHWRPSLALFIESDLWPNLILSSAARRLPMVLINGRMSQRSFPRWQRLSHTIGTLLGQFDICLAQSKTDAERFAALGSHNVITTGNLKLDVAAPPADPAKLERLMSVTRGRPIVVAASTHAGEEEILVEAHKSLAGFFPGLLTVIVPRHADRGEAVAQLVTDAGLNPGLRSREDLPVATTDIYVADTMGELGLFYRLAPIVFMGGSLVAHGGQNPIEAIKLGAAIVHGPHVFNFTDVYEALDRAGGARRADDREALVKQLGQFLADPAARNTSLAASERVVEQLGGALERTLVALEPYLLQLRLEMGAANA
- a CDS encoding DUF6101 family protein, which codes for MRRQTPTSGIHSAGSSCAQRLDPLSLPLSFHAQDARADGGMRQIELHRERIVLRRAVQGMRMAVNLRVSDFLGVAVRGIDDAQMVVLVHRDPALSIPLGASSDTDEITAAWQSWSEIFRLPQLTEQAPPREPSVRRRRRNAIRSRRPKFLVRRRTGFRLNGESVHRDEREIIARD
- the ubiA gene encoding 4-hydroxybenzoate octaprenyltransferase: MTDVTTRVADSTGNWVDTHAPAWSRPYLRLARFDRSIGSWLLLMPCWWSAALAAGTAHDIRSLPLNVVLFFVGAFVMRGAGCTWNDITDRNLDAKVERTRSRPIPAGQVTVTQALIWMVLQALIGLAVLLQFNRFAVLTGIASLAIVAIYPFMKRITWWPQVVLGLAFSYGALMGFAVTFARIDATAIALYAGSIAWVIGYDTIYAHQDAEDDALIGVKSTARLFGERTHRALVVFYGAAVLLIATALWLAAARWPAWLGLAAFALQLAWQIRRLDIADPKLCLRIFWSNREAGLMLFAGLVVDAALRAM
- a CDS encoding DUF4170 domain-containing protein — encoded protein: MSDNAQPQLLHLVIGGELTDLEHNTFKNLDEVEIVGVYPNYATAYAAWKAKAQQTVDNAQMRYFVVHLHRLLDPEQDAKHSH